From the Spiribacter sp. 2438 genome, one window contains:
- a CDS encoding metallophosphoesterase yields MTQTPTRVALLADTHGFLDNRVADCVAECDVAVHAGDIGGADILFALQPRDTVIAIRGNNDDAAHWADGEEDILATLPTEAVLDLPGGRLKVVHGDDGGSLEQRHRRYRRQYGDCRAVVYGHSHRQHSDQTAMPWLLNPGAAGRTRTYGGPGCMILVCGEEGWALDTRQFEPKSYPGPRKRSGDGRKAPNPRRDG; encoded by the coding sequence ATGACCCAGACGCCCACTCGGGTCGCATTGCTCGCCGACACCCATGGTTTCCTCGACAACCGGGTGGCGGACTGCGTCGCCGAGTGCGACGTCGCCGTTCATGCCGGAGACATCGGTGGCGCCGACATTCTGTTTGCGCTCCAGCCCCGGGATACGGTGATTGCCATCCGCGGCAATAACGATGACGCCGCACACTGGGCGGACGGCGAGGAAGACATTCTGGCCACGCTGCCCACAGAAGCGGTACTGGATTTGCCGGGCGGGCGGCTCAAGGTGGTGCATGGCGACGACGGCGGCAGTCTGGAACAGCGTCATCGGCGCTATCGCCGGCAATACGGCGACTGCCGCGCCGTGGTCTACGGCCACAGTCATCGTCAGCACTCCGATCAGACGGCCATGCCATGGCTACTCAACCCGGGCGCCGCTGGCCGCACCCGCACCTATGGCGGCCCCGGCTGCATGATTCTGGTCTGCGGTGAGGAGGGCTGGGCGCTGGATACGCGGCAGTTCGAGCCGAAGAGTTATCCGGGACCGCGAAAACGATCAGGGGACGGCCGAAAGGCACCCAACCCGCGGCGGGATGGCTGA
- the thrH gene encoding bifunctional phosphoserine phosphatase/homoserine phosphotransferase ThrH, with amino-acid sequence MNIICLDLEGVLVPEIWIDFADLTGIDALRATTRDIADYDELMQMRLAELDRHNLGLRDIEAVIDRMAPLDGALTFLDGLRARYQVIILSDTFYEFARPLMRQLNWPTLFCHTLETDEHGRISGYQLRMPDHKRAAVEAFRQLNFNVAAAGDSYNDTGMLGAAHHGFLFNAPDNVIRDFPDFPVMGDYAALSEAISDRLDQS; translated from the coding sequence GTGAATATCATTTGCCTGGATCTGGAAGGGGTTCTGGTCCCCGAAATCTGGATTGATTTTGCCGATCTCACGGGCATTGACGCGTTGCGGGCGACCACCCGGGATATCGCCGACTACGATGAGCTCATGCAGATGCGTCTCGCCGAGCTGGACCGGCATAACCTCGGGCTGCGTGACATCGAGGCGGTCATTGACCGGATGGCGCCCCTCGACGGCGCGCTGACATTTCTCGATGGGCTCCGGGCCCGCTACCAGGTGATCATTCTGTCGGACACTTTCTACGAATTTGCCCGGCCCCTCATGCGCCAACTGAACTGGCCGACCCTGTTCTGTCACACCCTCGAGACGGACGAGCACGGACGCATCAGCGGCTATCAATTGCGAATGCCGGATCACAAGCGCGCGGCCGTGGAGGCGTTTCGTCAGCTGAACTTCAATGTGGCCGCCGCCGGCGATTCCTACAACGACACCGGGATGCTGGGTGCGGCCCATCACGGATTTCTGTTCAATGCCCCCGACAACGTGATCCGGGACTTCCCCGACTTTCCGGTGATGGGCGACTATGCCGCCCTGTCCGAGGCCATTAGCGACAGGCTCGATCAATCATGA